In one Myxosarcina sp. GI1 genomic region, the following are encoded:
- a CDS encoding ISKra4 family transposase: MCLGARSLAAETAAGSHRFFVKQKTQTNIGKERIIKSSVGKLRLRHRQLEKQAVEARTRISPLLQKCCLCLSANESFSQAEQDLFLLTGMKVGHSTLQRQVYTKQXHLDFPDSPIAIHEVCLDGGKVRLRTQRRGEKCEWRDYQAARLSGVYYGATFRRKEELTAWINSQVLTNPLICLGDGHSGVWNLFSQISTTQQRYEILDWFHLKENLFKVGGSLKRLRQAETFLWQGEVEQAISLFQQECPKRARKFIAYVEKHRHRLVNYELLQAEDYISIGSGAVESAIKQLDRRLKISGAQWNFNSVSPMLRLRCAYLNRQIAA; this comes from the coding sequence CCCTAGCTGCGGAAACCGCAGCGGGGTCGCACCGCTTTTTTGTCAAACAAAAAACTCAAACAAACATCGGGAAAGAGCGAATAATTAAAAGCTCTGTAGGAAAACTACGTCTACGTCACAGACAATTAGAAAAGCAAGCTGTAGAAGCAAGAACTCGTATTAGTCCTTTACTTCAAAAATGTTGTCTATGTTTGAGTGCTAATGAATCGTTCTCTCAAGCAGAACAAGATCTATTTTTGCTGACAGGAATGAAAGTAGGACATAGCACCTTACAAAGACAAGTTTATACAAAACAARAGCATTTAGATTTTCCCGATAGCCCAATAGCCATTCATGAGGTATGTCTTGATGGAGGTAAAGTAAGATTGAGAACTCAACGCCGAGGAGAAAAATGTGAATGGCGAGACTATCAAGCAGCGCGTTTGTCGGGAGTATATTACGGGGCAACATTCCGAAGGAAAGAAGAGTTAACTGCATGGATTAATTCTCAAGTATTAACAAATCCCCTAATCTGTCTGGGAGATGGACATTCAGGAGTGTGGAATCTTTTTAGTCAAATTTCTACCACACAACAACGATATGAAATTCTAGATTGGTTTCATCTCAAAGAAAACTTGTTCAAAGTTGGTGGTTCATTAAAACGCCTGAGACAGGCAGAAACATTTTTATGGCAAGGAGAAGTCGAGCAAGCGATCTCTTTATTTCAACAAGAATGTCCTAAACGAGCGCGGAAATTTATTGCTTATGTTGAAAAACACCGTCATCGTCTAGTTAATTACGAGCTATTACAAGCTGAAGATTATATTTCAATTGGTTCTGGGGCAGTCGAATCAGCTATTAAACAACTCGATCGCCGTTTAAAAATTTCAGGAGCGCAATGGAATTTTAATTCAGTCAGTCCAATGTTGCGATTGCGCTGTGCTTATCTTAATAGACAAATTGCTGCTTAG
- a CDS encoding universal stress protein: MNFNKILVAIDRSSQANLLFTHAISLAKQNSAAIHFFHCLEIQSGSSAIKIEREITEVKQLLADYQNLAKQEEIEVNFSCQVGNIGKTICHSARELQADLILLGRRGYRGLLAAIAGSVSSYVVNRAPCSVLVVQDLDRQIRVDSHKKIFNLNIFGG; the protein is encoded by the coding sequence GTGAACTTTAACAAAATTTTGGTGGCGATAGATCGCTCTTCTCAAGCTAATTTACTATTTACGCACGCCATTAGCCTGGCAAAGCAAAACTCAGCAGCGATACATTTTTTTCATTGCCTAGAAATACAATCTGGCTCTTCTGCAATAAAGATCGAGCGAGAAATCACCGAAGTCAAACAATTGTTAGCAGATTATCAAAACCTAGCCAAGCAAGAAGAGATTGAAGTGAATTTTAGCTGTCAAGTTGGCAATATTGGCAAAACGATCTGTCATTCGGCTCGCGAGCTTCAGGCAGATCTAATTCTATTAGGTCGTCGGGGATATCGAGGACTGCTAGCAGCGATCGCGGGTAGTGTCAGTAGCTATGTAGTCAACCGCGCTCCCTGTTCCGTATTAGTAGTGCAGGATCTCGACCGCCAGATACGGGTCGATTCGCATAAAAAAATTTTTAATCTGAATATTTTTGGAGGTTAG